A region of Bradyrhizobium sp. CCBAU 53351 DNA encodes the following proteins:
- a CDS encoding pyridoxal phosphate-dependent aminotransferase gives MPSRPMSFLSRSRKAGHDLATVAVIGRRFIDLATDEIVVEPSSSVCEGAMAAVNAEANRYVDLIGLTPLRRAVAEKLSVETRVGWSAEEIVITTGAQQALLYAAVTVLAPGDEVIIIRPWRPILLSQVVLAGAAPVFVDARCPRYIPDISAIRVAVTPQTKAIIINSPNNPTGAVYNRTILQDIGELAIERQIWIISDECYSGLVFTGFRHHESIVMAHPRVRSRTIIVKSFSRELMITGWRLGYFAAPAQLVSAVRKLQSHAIATPNVIAQQAILHHLQASDGSFEEQIYQRLVDARNIGLHILSDLRDVTPSRADGSFCFYLNLSRLLSALRTEGSVRSADDIARVLLEEANVGCVPGDAFGDANGLRLSFGAPPELLEMGLKRIVEALNGLRRGQPGT, from the coding sequence ATGCCGTCGCGCCCGATGTCCTTCCTTTCTAGATCCCGAAAAGCCGGCCACGACTTAGCCACGGTAGCTGTGATTGGGCGCCGGTTCATTGATCTGGCAACCGACGAAATCGTCGTCGAGCCGTCCTCATCAGTGTGCGAAGGAGCGATGGCTGCGGTCAACGCCGAAGCGAACCGCTATGTCGATCTCATTGGGCTTACGCCCCTTCGCAGGGCCGTCGCCGAAAAGCTCTCGGTCGAAACGCGCGTTGGTTGGAGTGCGGAAGAGATCGTAATCACTACGGGCGCGCAGCAAGCGCTGCTCTATGCGGCCGTGACTGTCCTAGCGCCGGGCGACGAGGTTATCATTATTCGCCCCTGGCGGCCGATATTGCTGTCCCAGGTCGTTCTCGCTGGTGCAGCACCAGTGTTCGTTGATGCTCGCTGCCCGAGATATATTCCCGATATCAGTGCAATCCGAGTTGCTGTCACACCGCAGACGAAAGCTATAATAATCAATTCGCCAAATAACCCGACCGGCGCAGTCTACAATCGAACGATACTACAAGATATCGGCGAACTCGCTATCGAACGCCAGATATGGATCATTTCCGATGAGTGCTACTCGGGACTGGTATTCACTGGTTTTCGTCACCACGAGTCGATCGTCATGGCGCACCCCCGGGTACGTTCGCGGACGATCATAGTCAAGTCGTTTTCAAGGGAGTTGATGATAACCGGCTGGCGCTTGGGCTATTTCGCCGCGCCCGCGCAGCTCGTTTCCGCGGTAAGAAAGCTTCAGAGCCATGCAATCGCAACTCCGAATGTAATCGCGCAGCAGGCGATCCTGCACCACCTTCAAGCCAGCGATGGCAGCTTTGAGGAGCAGATCTATCAGCGTCTTGTCGACGCTCGCAACATAGGTCTTCACATCCTTTCTGATCTACGCGATGTAACTCCATCCCGCGCCGATGGTTCGTTCTGTTTTTATCTCAATCTGAGTCGGCTTTTGTCTGCTTTGCGGACTGAAGGCTCAGTGCGATCTGCCGATGACATCGCACGAGTGCTCCTCGAAGAAGCTAATGTAGGATGTGTTCCAGGCGACGCTTTCGGCGACGCGAACGGCCTACGTCTCTCCTTCGGTGCTCCACCGGAGCTATTGGAGATGGGGCTCAAACGCATCGTCGAGGCGCTCAACGGTCTAAGGCGCGGGCAGCCAGGGACCTAA
- a CDS encoding ribokinase produces MNTRPLMFFGTTNLDLCFNVERLPTPGESLMGGLTRYPGGKGANQAVAAARLGLKPHFYTRLGDDDAGHWLLQSLMQAGVRADAIQISAGEVSGSALVMVGDDGSNMIVIDPGTNLNVTPEMIERAAEFIARDAIVVAEMGMPISALNRLFEMKADKGFELIFKPAPVRPGLSPAAWASVDFVTPNQTEAFELTGIEVLDFHTAAGAALKLLDLGPAAALITLGAQGAYYADKKQSFSLRAFPVKVVDTTAAGDAFNGAFAASLAESLPLREAVRRALAVAALCVTRRGAQSSMPSREAVGEFLQSQTILELE; encoded by the coding sequence ATGAACACCCGGCCATTGATGTTCTTCGGAACGACGAATCTCGATCTCTGCTTCAACGTCGAGCGACTGCCGACTCCAGGTGAAAGCCTGATGGGCGGCTTGACCCGTTACCCCGGAGGCAAGGGCGCCAATCAGGCCGTTGCTGCCGCCCGGCTTGGCCTCAAGCCACATTTCTACACGCGTCTCGGCGATGACGATGCCGGCCACTGGCTGTTGCAGTCCCTGATGCAGGCCGGCGTTCGCGCAGATGCCATTCAGATCTCTGCGGGCGAGGTCTCCGGTTCAGCCCTGGTCATGGTCGGCGACGACGGCTCGAACATGATCGTCATAGACCCTGGCACGAATTTGAACGTGACACCCGAGATGATCGAGCGCGCGGCCGAGTTCATCGCGCGCGATGCAATCGTTGTTGCGGAAATGGGGATGCCGATCTCGGCCCTTAATCGGCTCTTCGAGATGAAGGCGGACAAGGGTTTTGAACTCATCTTCAAGCCGGCGCCGGTCAGGCCCGGGCTTTCACCGGCCGCGTGGGCAAGCGTTGACTTCGTCACGCCGAACCAGACGGAAGCCTTTGAGCTCACAGGGATCGAAGTCCTCGACTTCCACACAGCCGCGGGCGCGGCCTTAAAGCTTCTCGATCTCGGTCCAGCTGCCGCCCTAATCACCTTGGGCGCGCAGGGCGCTTACTATGCCGACAAGAAGCAATCTTTTTCTCTGCGCGCCTTCCCGGTGAAGGTCGTGGATACCACGGCCGCAGGGGATGCTTTCAATGGCGCCTTCGCCGCTTCATTGGCTGAGAGCCTGCCCTTGAGGGAAGCCGTACGAAGGGCGCTCGCGGTGGCAGCCCTGTGCGTGACGCGCCGCGGTGCTCAAAGCTCGATGCCGAGCCGCGAGGCGGTTGGCGAATTTCTGCAATCACAAACGATCCTGGAGTTGGAATGA
- a CDS encoding carbohydrate ABC transporter permease: MMSLKQQAEVMTWPPTFLFSPTLENFRVLFDVAQAGATSYGTIKVDFLTPITNSVVIALGSVIVSLLVGVPAGYVLARRDIPLKEDIAFFILGFRFAPVLLVVIPLFSVFQTIGLYDTYLGMIWVYQVVTLPMIVWLSRSYIEDIPKDIEEAAAMDGAKPVRVVLHIVLPLLKPGLIGASLLIFLLAWHNFALGLMLSSTKAPVTVALLKLLNPGVQFYPVMAAGLVVTMIIPVILIVIGQRHLERGLTFGAVK; encoded by the coding sequence ATGATGTCGCTGAAGCAGCAGGCCGAAGTCATGACCTGGCCACCGACCTTTCTGTTCTCGCCGACCCTGGAGAATTTTCGCGTGCTGTTTGATGTCGCCCAGGCGGGGGCGACCAGCTATGGCACCATCAAAGTCGATTTCTTGACGCCGATCACCAACAGCGTCGTCATAGCGCTGGGCTCGGTCATCGTGTCTCTGCTCGTGGGCGTGCCGGCCGGCTACGTGCTGGCGCGGCGCGACATACCTCTCAAAGAGGACATTGCGTTCTTCATTCTTGGATTCCGCTTTGCCCCGGTTCTCCTGGTCGTCATCCCGCTCTTCAGCGTATTCCAGACCATCGGGCTATATGACACCTATCTCGGCATGATCTGGGTCTACCAGGTGGTCACACTGCCGATGATCGTCTGGCTGAGCCGCTCCTACATCGAGGACATCCCCAAGGACATCGAGGAGGCGGCTGCCATGGACGGCGCCAAACCCGTTCGCGTCGTGCTGCACATCGTGCTGCCACTGTTGAAGCCAGGACTGATCGGAGCCTCATTGCTCATCTTCCTGCTCGCCTGGCACAATTTTGCCCTCGGTCTAATGCTGAGCTCGACCAAGGCGCCGGTGACGGTCGCTCTGCTCAAGCTTCTCAATCCGGGCGTGCAGTTCTATCCCGTCATGGCGGCCGGGCTCGTCGTGACGATGATCATTCCCGTCATCCTGATCGTCATTGGCCAGCGTCACCTCGAACGCGGCCTCACCTTCGGTGCCGTAAAATGA
- a CDS encoding carbohydrate ABC transporter permease, protein MTLQSSASQLASSQDRRIKSAEEPRLDWWSIAAIAPAIVILVGFLLLFFYGVYQSLTDLRFGRPLVHFIGLNNYAALIKTEDFWNSIRATLVYSGSAVLAEAAFGLALAKLFATEVFLARVMRPVILLPLVLPPMSVALMWTTMMDPQNGIMNYLLSLVGIGRFAWISDPVTAMFSLVLIDVWTYTPFFALIIFAGLQGINEEVREAARVNGAKGLATFLHIEQPLIAPYILIAAVFRLIESLNQFDIIFGTTQGGPGNSTSVLSVRAYITAFQNLAFGRGAALMVVNWLIVLVGTFAMVKLWRFVRQRVS, encoded by the coding sequence GTGACGCTGCAGTCTTCGGCCAGCCAACTTGCCTCCTCACAGGATCGGCGGATCAAGAGCGCTGAGGAGCCGCGTCTTGACTGGTGGAGCATTGCAGCAATTGCGCCAGCCATCGTCATACTTGTAGGATTTCTGCTTCTGTTCTTCTACGGCGTCTATCAGTCGTTGACTGACCTCAGGTTCGGTCGCCCCTTGGTCCACTTCATCGGCCTCAACAATTACGCGGCGCTGATTAAGACAGAGGATTTCTGGAATAGCATTCGCGCGACGCTGGTCTACTCTGGATCCGCCGTCCTTGCCGAGGCAGCCTTCGGTCTCGCGCTTGCCAAGCTGTTCGCGACCGAAGTCTTCCTGGCCCGCGTGATGCGGCCGGTCATTCTCCTGCCCCTCGTCCTACCCCCGATGAGCGTAGCGCTCATGTGGACGACCATGATGGACCCACAAAACGGGATCATGAATTATCTGTTGTCGCTTGTCGGGATCGGCCGATTTGCCTGGATCTCAGATCCCGTGACCGCAATGTTCTCCCTGGTCCTGATCGACGTATGGACCTACACGCCCTTCTTCGCACTCATCATCTTCGCCGGCCTTCAGGGCATCAATGAAGAGGTGAGAGAAGCCGCGCGCGTTAACGGTGCGAAGGGCTTGGCGACCTTTCTGCACATCGAGCAGCCTCTGATTGCTCCCTACATTCTGATCGCGGCGGTGTTTCGGCTGATCGAGTCTCTCAACCAGTTCGACATCATCTTCGGGACAACCCAAGGCGGGCCCGGCAACAGCACTTCGGTTCTTTCGGTACGTGCCTACATCACCGCGTTCCAGAATCTCGCTTTTGGGCGTGGCGCCGCACTGATGGTGGTCAATTGGCTGATCGTGCTAGTCGGGACGTTCGCCATGGTCAAGCTCTGGCGCTTTGTTCGCCAGCGCGTCAGCTGA
- a CDS encoding NAD(P)-dependent oxidoreductase yields the protein MGISLMRHQIELHIKANKNRFGANRFASAGAREHPSIAELAQHVSAVVLSLPSSREVEAVCLGQDGLFVHMSRGGLIIDCTTSYPASTVTLAEQAQEHGLGFVDAPVTRSPEQAEFGLLNAIVGSNETLFPVAEGILAAFCETVLHVGEVGQGHKLKLVYNSMTMGIAAVAAEVCQFAKALDIDLVTLRSLVSRGSTNSGIFQAFAAFLLGEKPDVLAVSIANSAKDINCAVRLAGENVVSVPILAAAANKLNASVASGKGELTLPHLSHS from the coding sequence ATGGGTATTAGCCTGATGCGTCATCAAATTGAACTGCATATCAAAGCCAACAAGAATCGTTTCGGTGCGAATCGATTTGCTTCAGCCGGTGCCCGTGAACATCCTTCGATCGCTGAGTTGGCGCAACATGTAAGCGCTGTGGTGTTGTCCCTACCGTCAAGCCGCGAGGTTGAGGCAGTGTGCCTTGGGCAGGATGGGCTTTTTGTCCATATGTCCCGTGGCGGTTTGATAATTGACTGCACGACATCTTATCCTGCTTCGACAGTTACACTGGCGGAGCAGGCTCAAGAACATGGCCTAGGTTTTGTAGATGCCCCAGTAACACGTAGCCCCGAACAAGCTGAGTTCGGCCTTCTCAATGCGATCGTTGGATCGAACGAGACGCTCTTTCCTGTGGCGGAAGGCATTCTTGCTGCATTTTGTGAGACCGTTCTTCATGTCGGAGAAGTCGGACAGGGTCATAAGCTCAAGCTTGTTTACAACAGCATGACTATGGGCATAGCGGCCGTCGCAGCAGAGGTCTGCCAATTCGCAAAGGCTCTTGACATTGATCTTGTAACACTCCGCTCTCTGGTCAGCCGCGGTTCCACTAACAGCGGAATATTCCAAGCCTTCGCTGCCTTTTTGTTGGGCGAAAAACCCGATGTTCTGGCCGTCTCAATTGCCAATTCCGCAAAGGATATTAATTGCGCTGTGCGCCTAGCGGGCGAGAACGTAGTTTCGGTGCCGATCCTAGCTGCGGCTGCGAACAAGTTAAACGCCTCGGTTGCCTCGGGCAAAGGCGAACTGACTCTACCTCATTTGTCTCACTCATAA
- a CDS encoding phosphoenolpyruvate hydrolase family protein produces the protein MHTRTDQAKGGGIRRFFRNSRSFMLGAGIGSGMTARAAERAGADFVLALNAGRFRAMGGSSPASILPIRNTNEFVAGFGRTEILPSTKLPVFFGACTFDPQLDIDRFLDRIMRWGFSGVTNFPSVIHIDDYRRSLLESCGLGYEREIELLVKAAKRGLMTIAYTRTQSEARRMVEAGAEAICINFNLNRAVESGCDLSISLSELAARTSAVARVAQSVDVNAICLLGGGPITKPDELLDICRETGVQGFIGGSSLDRIPLEMSVLEVTSGFKTIHLLREKVDLLERQLQLSGFRHGVIAQSSIMKHVLETARRLASNPNSVLVWGEAGSGKRRIANLVHAFSDRRHTKAALFHCRRGPAIDTVGALFGAESAENRRRQLSLLEAASDSALLLTHVDQLSRDGQERLADYLETGTFTPLNGVSVVRSNARIIATATVTRGASLESVLCPRLLAFFAGLDIEQPALPNRLEDLPQLIQHFAVEAKGDSNAQTLAIEKSAFLALAGHHWPGNLRELRQIVNQLVMVKDAHITADVLKPLLNSTSPARPKGAFSEREWFIEGLKRNRLHRGKTAQSLGLSRKTLYNKIKKLRILE, from the coding sequence ATGCACACGCGGACAGACCAGGCAAAGGGCGGCGGCATCAGGCGGTTCTTCCGCAACTCCCGCTCCTTTATGCTTGGGGCTGGAATAGGATCGGGCATGACCGCGCGAGCGGCCGAACGGGCGGGCGCGGATTTCGTTCTCGCCCTTAACGCCGGCCGATTTCGCGCGATGGGGGGCTCTTCGCCAGCCTCAATTCTTCCAATCCGCAATACAAACGAATTCGTGGCGGGCTTCGGCCGGACCGAGATCCTGCCCTCAACGAAATTGCCGGTATTTTTTGGCGCTTGTACCTTCGATCCGCAGCTGGATATCGACCGCTTTCTCGACCGCATCATGCGATGGGGTTTTTCAGGCGTCACCAATTTCCCGTCCGTCATCCACATTGATGACTACAGGAGATCACTGCTTGAAAGTTGCGGGCTCGGCTACGAGCGGGAAATCGAACTCCTGGTCAAAGCCGCAAAACGCGGCCTAATGACCATCGCTTATACTCGCACCCAGTCCGAAGCAAGGCGCATGGTTGAAGCTGGAGCTGAAGCCATCTGTATCAACTTCAATCTCAACCGCGCTGTCGAAAGCGGATGCGACTTGTCGATCAGCCTGTCGGAGCTTGCCGCGCGAACGAGCGCTGTTGCGCGTGTCGCTCAATCCGTCGACGTGAACGCAATTTGCCTGCTTGGTGGCGGGCCAATCACGAAGCCTGACGAACTCCTGGACATCTGCCGAGAAACGGGTGTGCAGGGTTTCATTGGCGGTTCGTCGCTCGACCGCATCCCGCTCGAAATGTCAGTTCTCGAGGTAACCTCGGGCTTTAAGACCATCCACTTATTGCGAGAGAAGGTCGATCTCCTCGAGCGCCAGCTCCAGTTGAGCGGATTCCGGCATGGCGTCATCGCGCAGTCCTCGATCATGAAGCACGTGCTTGAGACTGCAAGGCGCTTGGCAAGTAATCCCAATTCTGTGCTGGTGTGGGGCGAGGCGGGATCGGGAAAGCGAAGGATAGCGAACCTCGTCCATGCCTTTAGCGATCGGAGACACACGAAGGCCGCGCTGTTTCATTGCCGCCGAGGGCCGGCAATCGACACGGTCGGTGCGCTGTTCGGTGCCGAGAGCGCTGAGAATAGGAGGCGCCAACTGTCGCTCCTCGAAGCCGCAAGTGATTCCGCGCTCCTGCTGACGCATGTCGATCAGCTGTCGCGAGATGGGCAAGAGCGTCTCGCGGACTATCTCGAGACGGGTACTTTCACGCCGCTGAACGGCGTATCCGTTGTAAGGTCAAACGCCCGGATCATCGCAACCGCGACAGTGACCCGCGGAGCAAGCTTGGAAAGTGTTCTATGTCCCCGCCTTCTTGCCTTCTTTGCCGGGCTTGACATAGAACAACCCGCTTTGCCAAACCGTCTGGAGGACCTTCCACAGCTCATTCAGCATTTTGCCGTCGAAGCCAAGGGGGATTCGAATGCACAAACGCTGGCAATAGAGAAGTCCGCGTTCTTGGCGTTAGCGGGCCACCATTGGCCCGGAAATTTGAGAGAATTGCGCCAGATCGTCAATCAACTGGTGATGGTGAAAGACGCGCATATAACTGCTGACGTCCTCAAGCCGCTTCTGAACTCGACGTCGCCCGCTCGGCCCAAAGGAGCATTCTCCGAGCGCGAGTGGTTCATCGAAGGCCTAAAACGAAACAGGCTCCACCGTGGCAAGACCGCACAATCTCTTGGGCTTTCAAGGAAGACGCTTTACAACAAGATAAAGAAACTGCGGATCCTAGAATAG
- a CDS encoding ABC transporter ATP-binding protein — translation MADVRLEGVNKAYGTIQILRNIDLTIDHGEFVVFVGPSGSGKSTLLRMIGGLERISGGRLLIDNELVNDVDAADRNLGMVFQSYALYPHMTVRENLAFPLRMAKVAKTGIETRVAETASLLQIDHLLDRKPRQLSGGQRQRVAIGRAIVREPKVFLFDEPLSNLDTELRVQMRVQIAKLHKQLGNTMIYVTHDQVEAMTMADKIVVLKDGNIEQVGSPHDLYHNPASRFVAGFIGSPKMNFLGGHIEAAHEAGMDVRLDAGATVSVPVQPDQLLVGKPITLGIRPDDFSPSAAERKEIAIELDVDFVEHLGSVTYIYGNAGKESVVAKAPKPESQKRSGKVRLAASPADCHLFVTNGKALRRLHAPANWS, via the coding sequence ATGGCCGATGTTCGTTTGGAAGGCGTCAACAAGGCCTATGGGACAATCCAGATCCTGCGGAACATTGATCTCACCATCGATCACGGCGAGTTCGTCGTGTTCGTCGGACCTTCGGGATCGGGCAAGTCGACGCTGTTGCGAATGATTGGAGGACTAGAACGAATCAGCGGCGGCCGGCTTCTGATTGACAACGAGCTCGTCAATGATGTCGATGCGGCGGATCGAAACCTCGGGATGGTGTTTCAGAGCTACGCGCTCTATCCGCACATGACTGTGCGCGAGAACCTTGCCTTTCCTCTGCGAATGGCAAAGGTTGCGAAGACCGGGATCGAGACCAGGGTCGCCGAGACTGCGTCGCTGCTACAGATCGATCATCTTCTGGACCGAAAACCCCGACAACTCTCGGGCGGCCAGCGTCAGCGCGTTGCGATTGGCCGCGCAATTGTTCGCGAACCCAAGGTGTTCCTATTCGACGAACCCCTGTCGAACCTTGATACCGAATTGCGGGTGCAGATGCGGGTTCAGATTGCCAAGCTCCACAAGCAGCTTGGGAATACCATGATCTACGTGACACACGACCAGGTGGAAGCCATGACAATGGCCGACAAGATCGTCGTACTCAAGGACGGCAACATCGAGCAGGTGGGAAGCCCGCATGATCTCTATCACAATCCGGCATCCCGGTTTGTGGCCGGATTCATCGGCTCACCCAAGATGAATTTCCTGGGCGGCCACATCGAGGCGGCGCACGAGGCGGGCATGGACGTCAGGCTCGACGCCGGGGCGACAGTCTCCGTCCCCGTGCAGCCGGATCAATTGCTCGTCGGCAAGCCGATCACACTCGGAATTCGCCCCGATGACTTCTCTCCATCTGCGGCGGAGAGGAAAGAGATCGCGATCGAACTCGACGTCGATTTCGTCGAGCATCTTGGCAGCGTCACCTACATCTACGGAAACGCTGGCAAGGAATCGGTGGTCGCAAAGGCGCCAAAGCCGGAGTCACAGAAGAGGTCTGGCAAGGTTCGTCTTGCGGCGTCGCCGGCGGACTGCCACCTGTTCGTGACGAACGGAAAGGCGCTGCGCCGGTTGCACGCGCCCGCAAATTGGAGCTAG
- a CDS encoding HAD family hydrolase, with protein MKPVLVFDWNGTLLDDAHALLQTTNAILNRFGYAPINMETFREHCDLPLSLLYRNLGMSQDEVAAVDRDGSAVFHNTYEPLADRADLREGARRVLELAHREAALSVIVSNHIVAPLRSQLRRLGIHDYINEALAFESRATQYKSMSKGERLRLYMQKYSLDPASTFIIGDMPIEMDIARNLALISISITGGFVSDSRLRAANPDYSINNHHELLPILQRHGFF; from the coding sequence ATGAAACCCGTTCTCGTCTTTGATTGGAATGGAACGTTGCTCGATGATGCGCACGCACTGCTTCAAACGACTAATGCTATTCTGAACCGCTTTGGTTACGCGCCGATCAATATGGAGACGTTTCGGGAACATTGCGACCTCCCGCTATCTCTTCTTTATCGCAATCTCGGAATGTCGCAGGACGAGGTTGCGGCCGTGGATCGCGATGGCAGCGCTGTCTTTCACAACACCTATGAACCACTTGCGGATCGCGCCGATCTGCGCGAGGGCGCGCGTAGAGTGCTGGAGCTAGCGCACCGAGAAGCAGCTTTGTCCGTCATCGTGAGCAACCATATCGTTGCCCCCCTTCGGTCCCAATTGAGAAGACTTGGAATCCATGACTACATCAACGAAGCTCTCGCCTTTGAAAGCCGCGCCACTCAATACAAATCGATGAGCAAAGGAGAGCGGCTTCGCCTCTACATGCAGAAGTACAGCCTCGACCCGGCGTCGACGTTTATCATCGGCGATATGCCGATCGAAATGGACATCGCACGCAATCTCGCACTCATAAGCATATCGATCACCGGAGGTTTTGTTTCGGACTCGCGCTTGCGGGCGGCAAATCCTGACTATTCGATTAACAACCATCATGAGCTGTTGCCTATCTTACAAAGGCACGGCTTTTTCTAG
- a CDS encoding ABC transporter permease, whose product MTIQNSLAQPAEPGSTRGSAEKLKVFIYRYGLLAVLVLMILFFSWQQPFFRTFANAMFILQAASVVAVIGLGATVSMTVGGFDLSVGASMSLAVMAATAAMVIGDLGGAPAILIAVAAGVAVGLFNTFLIVYARIPDLVATLSGLFLINGLTLLGVSGQSIAEGMSFNGNVAPGKFSPLFGWLGGGRLFGIPASVVVAGLIFIVVIVLLNYTRWGRAFYAVGGNPIAAAAAGIRVARYRMAAYLISGALAAIAGVMLAARSNRGDVNVGDAYLLQAVSAALVGYAVLGANKANAVGTLVGAVFVATLINGLTMFNFPYYAQSFVQGVLLVVALLMSYTLGPRRR is encoded by the coding sequence ATGACAATCCAAAACTCGCTCGCGCAGCCGGCCGAGCCTGGATCCACCCGCGGCAGCGCGGAAAAGCTGAAAGTCTTCATCTACCGCTACGGGCTTTTGGCCGTTCTGGTGCTGATGATTCTGTTCTTCTCCTGGCAGCAGCCGTTCTTCCGCACGTTCGCCAATGCAATGTTTATCCTGCAAGCGGCCTCGGTGGTCGCGGTGATCGGGCTTGGCGCCACGGTTTCGATGACGGTCGGCGGATTCGACCTGTCCGTAGGAGCGTCGATGTCGCTTGCGGTGATGGCAGCAACCGCGGCGATGGTGATCGGCGACCTCGGTGGCGCCCCAGCGATTCTGATCGCCGTGGCGGCGGGCGTCGCGGTCGGCCTATTCAACACTTTTCTCATTGTCTACGCCCGCATCCCCGATCTGGTGGCAACGCTCTCCGGCTTGTTCCTCATCAACGGGTTGACCTTGCTCGGCGTCTCGGGCCAGTCGATCGCGGAGGGTATGTCGTTCAACGGCAATGTCGCTCCGGGCAAGTTCTCGCCGCTATTCGGCTGGCTAGGTGGTGGGCGGCTGTTCGGTATCCCAGCGTCAGTCGTGGTCGCAGGTCTGATATTCATCGTCGTCATTGTGCTGCTCAATTACACGCGGTGGGGGCGGGCCTTCTACGCCGTTGGGGGCAATCCGATCGCAGCCGCGGCGGCCGGCATCCGCGTGGCGCGTTATCGCATGGCGGCATACCTGATCTCCGGCGCGTTGGCAGCAATCGCCGGAGTCATGTTAGCGGCCCGCTCCAACCGGGGCGACGTCAATGTGGGCGACGCGTACTTGCTGCAGGCCGTGTCCGCCGCGCTCGTGGGATATGCCGTGCTTGGCGCCAACAAAGCGAATGCCGTCGGTACGCTGGTTGGCGCGGTCTTCGTCGCCACACTAATCAACGGACTGACAATGTTCAATTTCCCGTACTACGCGCAAAGCTTCGTTCAGGGAGTGCTGCTCGTGGTCGCGTTGCTGATGAGTTACACGCTTGGCCCACGCCGCCGTTGA
- a CDS encoding HAD hydrolase-like protein produces MIETALSRLGTARNATLMIGDQIQTDIQAGKRAKLPTVLVTTGVPPREDPSLVPPDFIVSSLAEIEVPAALVERIRQRSS; encoded by the coding sequence ATGATCGAGACGGCACTTTCCCGTCTCGGGACGGCGCGCAACGCCACATTGATGATTGGCGACCAGATCCAGACGGATATCCAGGCCGGAAAGCGAGCGAAGCTACCGACGGTGCTGGTCACGACCGGCGTGCCGCCCCGCGAAGACCCATCCCTGGTGCCACCTGATTTTATCGTCTCCAGCCTGGCAGAGATTGAGGTCCCGGCGGCGCTGGTCGAACGGATTCGACAGAGGAGTTCGTGA